A region of the Microcystis aeruginosa FD4 genome:
GATACTTTCAAGTGAAGTTTAGCTACTTTTATCCGTTGCTTGTGATAGTTTTTAGACTGTTTTTTTCCTTGACGAAACTTTTTGGATAATCGTCGTTGTGCTTTTTGAAGTCGTTTTTCTGACTTTCTTAAATAACGTGGATTCTCTACGGTATTACCTTGGGCATCGGTATAAAATTCTTTTAACCCTAAGTCAATTCCTGTTATTTGTCCCGTTGGTTCATGGTATTCTTGCCGTTCTACGTCAATCAAAAACTGGCAATAATAACCGTCAGCACGTCTAACAACTCTTACCCGTCTAATCTGTTGCTCTGAATAATAAACTAAGGTTTTTTGACTACACCATAAATCAAATTCTCCTGCTTTAAAGCCATCGGTGAACTTAATTTTACGTCGCTCATCTGATAGTTTATATCCCGTTAGTTTATACTCAACGGAACGACTAGGCTTTTTGAACCGAGGAAAACCTTTTTTCCCTGGTATTTTGGCATGACAATTCTGATAAAACCGATTAATTGATTGCCAGGCTCTATCAGCAGCCGATTGACGAGCTTGTGAGTTTAATTTATTAACCCAAGGGGTTTCTTTATTGTTAGCTAGTACCGAGCAAAGTTTTTGGAGGTCATTGCGGGTTGTCCCTTTATTTTCTAGCCAATAACGAACACAAGAATTACGCACAAACTGAGAAGTTCTGATAGCTTCATCGAGCCGGTGATATTGCTCTGGTGTTCCGTTTTTTAGCTTTGCTTCTACGACTAGCATCTAACAATCCTCGACCCTTGGCTAGGTTAAGTATAATACAGTTTACCCACAGATGGTGGAATTAAACCGATGCTCCGCGGTTGATATTCTGGTCGGATTTCATCCCCCGCTAATTTTGTTGAGTATCTTGTCGAAAAATGTAGCGGGGGCATTCATCCGACATTTTGGGTAAAAACTTGTGCGACATTCCGTGGCTGTATGCTGATTTTTTTAAGGCAAACAGAGCTAAGGAGGATGTTTCCCAGCGATAAGCTTGTAGTTTCTGCACGATAGCGGCTGTGTCCGTCAATTTTGACTATCCTTAACGATTTCAACGAGAGGGACGGGATCTAGGGGTTACGTTTTTAGCTGTTAACAGGGCTAATCATTCAACTTACCCGATTTATGTCGCTCTCTTTGATTATTACAGAATGTTTACACAATTTGTCAAATATTTTCTCTCGCTCTGGGCTGCCTAAGTATAACTACTTAAGTATTTGTTCACGGTAAGCAAAATTTTATGAAAACTCTTGCTAAATGTATCATTATATGCTTCTTTCCTTTTGGCGGCGGGGTATCCTAGCTAACGGGAGGGAAAAAGCAAAACCCTCTTTACAGATACATTGACACTTTGTCAAGTATTTGTTACATTAGTTAAAAAAGGTGATACCAATCACCCATCTCGCTTGTTATCAACCACTGTCTTCATCGAGGAGAAACACCATGTCTCAACCGATCGAACTTTCCTTAGAACAACAGTTCAACATTCGTTCTTTTCAGACTCAGGTAGAAAAAATGAGTCAGGAGCAAGCGCAGGATTTCCTGATCAAGCTCTACGAACAAATGATGGTCAGAGAAAATATGTACAAAGCTTTTCTCAAACACCAGTGGGGTCTAGATTCTAATCCCTGGGCCCCCCAGTAACTCATTTCACCCCTGCGGGCGACCTCTTTCTCCGGCTGGGTTTCTCCGGAAACGAGCTAGGGATGCGGGGCGCATTTCTTCACCTTTTTAGCTATTCTTAGGGAAGAATAACCGAATTGCTAGGGGTTAATTTATGTTCGAGCGCGCTTTGATCTGTACAGATCTTTTCGATGGTCTCCATCGTCTTGTCCATTGTGTGCCACACTTAGCCCTGAGCGGCTTAAAACAAGTTATCTTCCTCCACAGTATTCCGATTTGGGAACAACCCACCCTAGCTGCCGTAGATCAAGCAAAAATTGACGCGGCCAAAGAAAAATTATCCCCAGCTTTAGCAAATATTCCCGACGGTATGACAGTTATTGTCGAAATCTCTAACCGTCGTCCCGTGGATGCCGTGCAGGAAATCCTCGCGCATCACTCTATTGACGTGATTTTGATGGGAAATCCCATGCGCGGTGCTGTCCAAGAAAAATTATTCGGTAGTACCAGTTTAGCGATCGCAGGTATTACCGATATTCCGCTGCTGATTTTCCGACCGCAATTATTATCAGTTTATACTCGCGATGAATTAGCCCTGCGCTGTCAGCATCTCTGGAAACATTTATTAATTCCCTACGATGGCAGTTCCGACGCAATTTATCTAATTGAACAGATGGAAAAATACGCTCAAACTTGCGCCACCGGCTCTTTTGAGCAATGTCTTCTCGTCTGGGTAGTGGAAAATATCAGTCGCGATCCCGGTGTCACCGAATACCGTTTAAATGATGCCCGTCGGGAATTAGAATCGGTGCAAGCGCGACTAGAAAAACTCGGTTTGCAAGTACAGAGCGAAGTGCGACAAGGAACACCTGTATTAGAAGTTTTGACGGCAGCAGAAGAAAATGATATCAGTGCGATCGCTGTAGCCACCTGCCATCGTTCTAATATGTTGGAATGGTTAGCAGTGCGTCGGATTAATGAAGATATTCTTCATCAACTGTGGTTCCCCTTATTATTTTTCTCACCGAAGGGATAGACTGGAAAAAAGATTCTCTTGGGGATAAACCACAGAGACACAAAGAACACAGAGAGGAAGACAGATTTGATCGCTAAAATCTATCACACAAACGACAAGAGATCCGAAAATTTTTGGGTAAAATTAACTTAACTGCTCGATTAATCCGATAACTTTAGCCTTAATTTCATCGCGAACTCGGCGAAAAGTTTCGATAGGTTGACCATCGGGATCATCAATTAACCAATCCTCGAAAATTTCCTGTAAAACCCATCCTTCCGGCAGATTGACACCGCAACCACATAGGGAGATAACGGCATCGTAATCTTCGGGATTAAAATCCCTAATTGGTTTAGAAGTTTGGTCAGTAATATCGATACCAATTTCCTGCATAACTTCGATTGCTCCGGGGTGAACTTTGGCCGCTTCTAATCCAGAACTGGTGACAGCAATTTTACCCGCGCCTAAAGTTTTAGCGAAACCTTCGGCGATTTGGGAACGACAGGAATTTTTTCTACAGGCAAACATTACTTTTTTCATGATTTTAACTCCTAGAAATTTAATTAGGGAAATGGGGAAATGGGGAAATGGGGAAATAGGGAAATGGGGAAATAGGGAAATGGGGAAATAGGGAAATGGGGAAATAGGGAAATGGGGAAATAGGGAAATTAGGGGATAGGGAAATAGGGAAATGGGGAAATAGGGAAATAGGGAAATGGGGAAATAGGGAAATAGGGAAATAGGGATTAAGAAACATCTTCCCCAACACCCAACCCCTAACACCGTTTTTTTCTCTTTTTCCTTCCTTTCACTATAGCGATCGGTCAGATAATCTACCTGATCTCGCAGGAGAATGGTAAACTTATAAAGTTCCTCCATCACATCAATAACTCGATCTCGATAGGGGGAATCTTTCATCGTGCCACCCTCAGGAAACTCCTGATAAGCTTTAGCCACAGAAGATTGATTAGGAATAGTAAACATTCGCAGCCAACGACCAAGAATTCGCAGAGTGTTAACCGCGTTAAAAGATTGGGAACCTCCGCTTACTTGCATGACTGCTAAAGTGCGGCCTTGAGTTGGCCGAATCGCACCAATACTTAAGGGAATCCAATCAATTTGGTTTTTGATAATGCCGCTAATATTGCCGTGTAGTTCGGGAGATGACCAGACTTGACCCTCGGACCATTGACTTAATTCTCGCAATTCCTGTACTTTGGCATGAGTATCGGGAACACTGCCATAAATCGGCAATTCACGAGGATCAAAAAAGCGCACTTCTGCCCCCAATTCAGTGATAATTCTGGCAGCTTCTTCTGCTAATAAACGACTGTAGGAACGTTGCCGCAAAGAACCATACAGAAAAAGAATTCTTGGTTTGTGAGTCGATTGGATCATGGTGAATAATTATTTGTAAGGACTCAAGCAACGAGGATCGAGAAGGGTGGCTTTTTCTGGCTCTCTGGGAAACCAAAAGGCGGTTTTTTTACAGAATTCTACCAACATTAACATCACAGGTACTTCAATCAATACCCCCACTACTGTCGCTAAAGCAGCCCCCGAATTCAATCCGAATAACATCACCGCAGTGGCGATCGCTACTTCAAAATGATTACTAGCACCAATTAAAGCAGCGGGAGCCGCATCTTCGTAAACTAAATTGAGTTTGAGAGCGGCCACATAACTAAGCAAAAAAATCAGATTAGTTTGAATAAAGAGGGGAATAGCAATCAGGAAAATATGCAGGGGATTACTAACAATTAAATCGCCTTTGAAAGCAAAGAGGAGGATTAAGGTTAACAATAAGGCAGTGATTGCCACAGGACTGAGATAGTGAAGAAAATGCGATTCAAACCAGACCCGTCCTTTA
Encoded here:
- a CDS encoding RNA-guided endonuclease InsQ/TnpB family protein — its product is MLVVEAKLKNGTPEQYHRLDEAIRTSQFVRNSCVRYWLENKGTTRNDLQKLCSVLANNKETPWVNKLNSQARQSAADRAWQSINRFYQNCHAKIPGKKGFPRFKKPSRSVEYKLTGYKLSDERRKIKFTDGFKAGEFDLWCSQKTLVYYSEQQIRRVRVVRRADGYYCQFLIDVERQEYHEPTGQITGIDLGLKEFYTDAQGNTVENPRYLRKSEKRLQKAQRRLSKKFRQGKKQSKNYHKQRIKVAKLHLKVSRQRQDKAIKDALALIQSNDLVVYEALKVRNLVKNRKLSKSISDASWYQFTEWLNYFAKIYRIVCIAVPPHFTSQDCSVCGTRVQKTLSNRTHQCPNCQTVLDRDHNAAINILKKGLQYLGNYLNGTVGQTETDPNALGESGLWILNGDIENLSCLVEQGISNSNVERIPRHSVA
- a CDS encoding NblA/ycf18 family protein; this encodes MSQPIELSLEQQFNIRSFQTQVEKMSQEQAQDFLIKLYEQMMVRENMYKAFLKHQWGLDSNPWAPQ
- a CDS encoding universal stress protein, producing the protein MFERALICTDLFDGLHRLVHCVPHLALSGLKQVIFLHSIPIWEQPTLAAVDQAKIDAAKEKLSPALANIPDGMTVIVEISNRRPVDAVQEILAHHSIDVILMGNPMRGAVQEKLFGSTSLAIAGITDIPLLIFRPQLLSVYTRDELALRCQHLWKHLLIPYDGSSDAIYLIEQMEKYAQTCATGSFEQCLLVWVVENISRDPGVTEYRLNDARRELESVQARLEKLGLQVQSEVRQGTPVLEVLTAAEENDISAIAVATCHRSNMLEWLAVRRINEDILHQLWFPLLFFSPKG
- the arsC gene encoding arsenate reductase, glutathione/glutaredoxin type; protein product: MKKVMFACRKNSCRSQIAEGFAKTLGAGKIAVTSSGLEAAKVHPGAIEVMQEIGIDITDQTSKPIRDFNPEDYDAVISLCGCGVNLPEGWVLQEIFEDWLIDDPDGQPIETFRRVRDEIKAKVIGLIEQLS